A genomic window from Silene latifolia isolate original U9 population chromosome Y, ASM4854445v1, whole genome shotgun sequence includes:
- the LOC141631041 gene encoding uncharacterized protein LOC141631041, with protein MEGLLKALRGLGDQVRWPKPPTQNRPNDDRDSSKRCEWHQDIGHRTEDCYRLRREVKFQVRRGNLDHLLSRGGKQDRREAANQVLPSAPPICTKIFNVITGGSELSGLTYSAAKRKATESKGNHPETSYKVSQSNLPPVTFDETDIESGAEQHDDALTITLSIGNCTVRKALVDTGSSVNLIMLETLKTMGFDKENLTKKSVPLVGFSGETAHSVG; from the coding sequence ATGGAAGGGTTGCTGAAAGCACTAAGAGGCTTAGGGGATCAGGTGAGGTGGCCAAAACCCCCCACTCAGAATCGACCCAACGACGATAGAGACAGCAGCAAAAGATGTGAATGGCATCAGGACATAGGGCACAGGACTGAAGACTGTTATAGGTTGCGCAGGGAAGTAAAGTTCCAGGTACGCAGGGGAAACTTggaccacctgttatcacgtgggggcaagcaggacAGGAGGGAAGCAGCGAACCAGGTGCTTCCTTCTGCCCCACCCATATGCACGAAAATTtttaacgtgataacaggcggatcCGAGCTATCGGGTTTAACATATTCCGCCGCTAAGAGGAAAGCCACTGAAAGTAAAGGGAATCATCCAGAAACTTCATACAAGGTAAGCCAGAGCAATTTACCCCCGGTAACTTTCGAtgaaaccgacatagaaagcggCGCAGAGCAACATGACGATGCCCTAACTATAACGTTATCCATTGGCAATTGCACCGTACGAAAAGCATTAGTGGATACAGGGAGTTCTGTGAACCTCATTATGCTAGAAACCCTCAAAACCATGGGTTTTGATAAAGAGAACCTGACAAAGAAATCTGTACCTCTAGTGGGATTCAGTGGTGAGACTGCACATTCGGTAGGTTAG